A stretch of the Leishmania infantum JPCM5 genome chromosome 30 genome encodes the following:
- a CDS encoding putative splicing factor 3a, translating to MQTNVLERIRALEADIERCIDSIVQQDLFAASIENERHRILLDHFTLQQVGIVRSTAEKLLDVYLDEDDIVQVQNAPAESPDDIAAAVKEFEAKIADIREYHHIYRDLPPVKDELAVPSPRLLDDVFTVHERYGACFDMDAHYNRYSAFMVHTKTLAEGCATASAEVKKELAPLSPSSVLKWSSMWPGRLDFFSFTKALPQLLLHEVEAHRKIVGFALYKPFVAELLAYLEGFYRRIHPLKPAALERLMADVESDAEKYWASLVEAKADVTSVTAAAAASTEDEQVDVQNVEDERAEERETGGAAASSSNGQTAAPARIAVENKVACGLAIPPSLRQQVKKFSLWPLPLIEKLIEDVGQASGTSDGAAASTSKYPTSVTDVKTVCLMEAKAAALLQSLLYTTLETTNKSLLRDYSRTLEELENDREVAEQEFLDSLEEVRKNSADTMEGTVAHAAEYNLKLALEESKGSRRGRHGKASAPAPVSPAPAAPELPLEEEEEQLIGENGEPIPRWLAQLHQLDKMFRCDVCGGTIYKGPKVFREHFGAERHAEGLRRLGVMHRLKSYEGITSIRQVVEMRERLTGGESGFRKRLRDNTDNEEIQDARGHVVTAKEYLRLQQRRR from the coding sequence ATGCAGACCAACGTGCTGGAGCGTATCCGGGCATTGGAGGCAGACATCGAGCGCTGCATCGACTCCATCGTGCAACAAGACCTGTTTGCAGCGTCCATCGAAAACGAGAGGCACCGCATTCTGCTCGACCACTTCACTCTGCAGCAGGTTGGAATCGTCCGTTCCACCgcggagaagctgctcgACGTGTACttggacgaggacgacatTGTGCAGGTCCAGAATGCGCCGGCGGAGAGCCCCGACGACATCGCGGCAGCTGTCAAGGAGTTCGAGGCGAAGATCGCCGACATCCGCGAGTATCACCACATCTACCGCGATCTGCCACCCGTAAAGGATGAGCTCGCCGTGCCTAGCCCAAGGCTGCTCGATGACGTCTTCACCGTCCACGAACGCTACGGGGCCTGCTTCGATATGGACGCGCACTACAACCGCTACAGCGCCTTTATGGTGCACACAAAGACGCTGGCGGAGGGGTGTGCTACGGCGTCGGCGGAAGTAAAGAAGGAGCTGGccccgctgtcgccgtcttCAGTTCTCAAGTGGTCGTCGATGTGGCCTGGTCGTTTGGACTTTTTCAGCTTCACaaaggcgctgccgcagctgctgcttcacgAGGTCGAGGCACACCGCAAGATTGTAGGCTTTGCCCTCTACAAGCCCTTTgttgcggagctgctcgccTACCTGGAGGGCTTCTACCGTCGCATCCATCCTCTTAAGCCAGCTGCGTTGGAGCGTCTCATGGCGGATGTGGAGAGTGATGCGGAGAAGTACTGGGCGTCCCTTGTGGAGGCCAAGGCAGACGTTACGAGCgtgacggcggctgcggccgcaTCCACAGAGGATGAGCAAGTTGATGTGCAAAATGTAGAAGACGAGcgagcggaggagagggagacaggcggtgcagcagcgtcgtcgtccaaCGGccagacggcagcgccggcgcgcatTGCGGTCGAGAACAAGGTTGCCTGCGGACTTGCGATCccgccatcgctgcggcagcaagTCAAAAAATTTAGCCTGTGGCCGTTGCCCTTGATAGAGAAGCTGATAGAGGACGTGGGACAGGCGAGCGGCACCTctgacggtgccgcggcgtcgacgtccAAGTACCCCACAAGCGTCACCGACGTGAAGACGGTGTGCCTCATGGAGGCCAAGGCCGCCGCTCTGCTGCAGTCGCTCCTCTACACCACTTTGGAGACGACCAACAAGTCGCTTTTGCGCGACTACAGCCGCACCTtagaggagctggagaaTGACCGCGAGGTGGCCGAGCAAGAATTCCTCGACTCattggaggaggtgcgcaagAACTCGGCAGACACGATGGAGGGTACCGTGGCCCACGCGGCGGAGTATAACTTGAAGCTCGCTCTCGAGGAAAGCAAAGGCAGTCGCCGTGGCCGGCACGGAAAGGCGAGTGCGCCGGCGCCCGTCTCGCCAGCCCCGGCTGCACCAGAGCTGCCGTtagaggaggaagaggaacaGCTGATCGGTGAGAACGGCGAGCCCATTCCCCGCTGGCTCGCACAGCTGCATCAGCTGGACAAGATGTTCCGCTGCGACGTGTGCGGTGGCACTATCTACAAGGGCCCGAAGGTGTTTCGCGAGCACTTTGGCGCGGAGCGCCACGCGGAGggtctgcgccgcctcggcgtgATGCACCGCCTGAAGAGCTACGAAGGTATCACCTCCATTCGACAAGTGGTCGAGATGCGGGAGCGGCTCACcgggggagagagcggctTTCGAAAACGACTGCGAGACAACACCGACAACGAGGAAATCCAAGATGCTCGCGGCCACGTGGTGACAGCAAAGGAGTATcttcgcctgcagcagcgtcggcgctga